TATGTTCATGCTAGATGACTAGAGGACCCATGCCTAATGGAATATCTGACTGTCTTCTTCTGGCTGCTGTACCCACTGTGTGTAACTCACCTTATCTAAAGGACTGAGTGCAGAGATGAGTGGTACAGGGGCCAGCTAGAGATCTCAACTCTGAAAAGAGCCCAAGTACAGTTTCTGCCGGGTGGGGAAGAGTGCAGTGGTGGGCGTCAGAAGGTAACTAAGCAGGCGTTTCACCTTCCGAGAGAACTGACGCACGGCTAGCTTTAGTCCTACAGACTGAGTGACAGAAAGACGAACAGAACTGTAACTGTAAGGCCAAGGCTAAGCTTTACCAGGGTGAGAGATGGGACGGTTTACGGCTCTTGCTGAGCCTAGGGTTCAGTTCTGCCACGCACACAGTTCTCAAGGGCCTCAGTTCTAGGGTagccaatgccttcttctggcctccacgggcacctgcacacactgggtgcacataaactcatgcaggcacacacacatatacataaataatttttaaagatttatttatttattatatatgagtacactgtagctgtcttcagacacaccagaagagggcatcggatcccattacagatggttgtgagccaccatgtggttgctgggaattgaactcaggacctctggaagagcagtcagtgctcttaaccactgagccatctctccagcccacataaataattttttaaaaaaatgttttactaATTCTTCTACCCAGTGGCTCTGGAGAGATGTGTCATGAGAGAAGCTAGTACTGGACAATACTGTCCACATAAAACTAAGGAAAAGCCAcaagtggtggtgcacatctttaatcccagcacttgggaggcagaggcagaggcagaggcagaggcagaggcagaggcaggcagatctcttgtgagcctgaggccagcctggtctacatagtgacttccaggacagttAAAACTAGagtgagaccatgcctcaaaaacaaacaaacaagcaaacaaacaaacaaacaaacaaaatctaagCAGGGCCCTGCCTTCCAGAAGCTAAGACTCTGTCTAGTGGGGAAGGAATTCCTGAGTGCAGCAAACAGCAGTGTGCTAGGTAAGGCAATACTTCTTGCCTTAATAAAGTTTACCAAGCAAtcattaaaaagtaaacaaataaaaataagaattaggCATCAGGATACAATGCAAATTAGCACAGATACGGACGAGAAGTCGAGTCAGGTTAACTAGTGCAGACTCTTCTCTCCACAGGTAAGAAAAGTACAAGAAACGAATAGAAACTGACCCTGGGTGCTGAAAGCCTTTCAAAGGAATGAGAATTGTGCTGTTGCTGACTTTGAGAATTCATCTGTGCAGAGGAGCAGACATTACTTTCTCAGTATTGAAGTTTAGAGACGTACAGCAAACATCACTCTCTCAACAGACACCAGCCAGAACAGCAGGGAGGCAGATAGCAGAATGCACAGGAATTTGGACCTGACCAGATGGTAAGCGGTAAGTAAATGACTACCTGATCTCTGGCTTAGGTAAATTTGAGAGGGTCATCCCACTAACCAGGACAGAAATACTGGGGAAGAAGGTCAGAGCGAGACACAGTTTAGTCAGAACCCTGGAGCATGTGAGGCCCTGGGGTGTCCAATAGGTAGCTGGCGTACACGATTAGACCTCGACTGGTCTACACTTATCATTTACCATTAATTCATTCTCCTAGTTATCAAACTGTACTAACAAAGGTAAAACTGGGATGTCTCTGACTCCAACCACACTTCAACAGAAGAGTTAGCGTAAAGAGAAACATGAGAAGGCGATTCCAACAGAAGACAAGGTCTAAACAAACACCAAACTACTGTCTCACCCAGACATTACCTTCATGTCAGCTTTGTTGAGATTTTTAAGAAAGGTGGGAGGCACCAAGCTGGTCACCTGGTGGTGTAGGTCTAGAATCCAGGCTACTTGgcaggcagaagcaagaggatcaagTCCAAGTCCTTCCTGGGctctacagtgagttcaaggccagaatgATAAAGTACTGTCTCAAACATTAAGACAATATGGAGAAAGATCAGTGTAtggagaatgggagagagaacaaaaaccATCATGGGACTTGGGGGAGCGACTCTCTAGGACACGCCAAAGACctgggacagggaagagaggccccagggagtctatgggggtgactctagttgagactcatagcagtgggggatatggagcctgaggTGGCCATTTCCTGTAGCTGGGCAGGactccagtggagggataaggataccaacccacccacaaaaccttaaacccaaaatgtgtcctgccaacaagatgtgcagggacagagacagcagagactgagggaatggccaaccaatggtTGACCCGACTTGAGACCcttccatgggcaagcaccaaaccATTTTCCTTATTAATTGTAGCTATTCCattatgctttcagacaggaacctAACATAACTCTCCTTTGAGAGGCTCTATGCAGCAACTGACAGAAacaggtgcagagacccacagcctaacattagacagagcttggggaattttgtgaagaagtggggaaggactgagggagctggaCGGGACAGAGATGTCACAAGAAGACTGACAGAGGCAACTAACCTAGGCTCTTGGAGGCTCCCAAAGCCTGAACCAttaaccaaagagcaagcatgggccAGGCCTaggtcccccaccccacccaaaatacgtgcagcttagtcttcatgtggatccaaacaactggagcagggactgtccctgactctgttgcctgcctatggatcctggccccctaactgggctgccttgtctggcctcagtgggagaggatgtgcctagtccttcagtaacttgaggtgccagggtgggAGAGGAGCTTCGTGAGGGGGAACCAGAAGGGGGTGCTGTGatcagatgtaaagtgaataaataaattaatgacaagaagagaggagaaaagagctaAAGTTACAGCTCGCTTGCCTCTAGGTTCCATTCCCAATGTCTCAAAGGATGGGTGGGGCGCAGCCTTTCATGCACACAGAACTAGGAACTCCATCACTAAATGGTAGTCTGTGAGCTGAACATGGTGAATGTGAAGAATCCCATGAATTCCTTCCCTACCTTAACTTACTCCAATAACTTACTCTTCTGCATTCTACAACAGAGTCAACAATGCTGGATACCTCGGGGGCACACACTcgcctttctttccttcttcttgagtcagaacttttatctttatttctttttcgtTTGTGTGGGCTCCTACTCCGAGCCCTTCTATGCCGTGAACTTTCAACATCCAAATAACTCCCACCAGACTGCCGTGAATCTACCGAAGCCGATCGCCTTTCCTCATTCCTGCAGTACAGAAAGGAACATCCATTACTTTCTCTCACCAATGGTCTCCACCGTACACAGACCATGCACCTAAAGTATAATATTCCACATCATATCAGTGGCATAATTTTATATTCCACAATGGTAGCGGTTAAGCAAACAGCCCCTATAGTGTCTTACTTAATAACGAATTCCATAATGTGGTTGTTCATCCCTAAGACCGGCATCATCGCGATTCTAAATGCAGTAATTCTGAGCACTGAATTTACCAAGAGTCATAGAGATGCAATGGTTTCATAGTATATACAGGTGACGCATTAGACAGGTGTTTTAAGCCACACAGTGCTCCATGTCCACAATTACAGCATACGGGAGGCACACTACCAACATGCATGGCCCTAGGTTTGACatgaacataaaatgaaataagcaaACCCTTCCTCAGGAGAGACAATGACGTACTTCTCAGCACCATCTTCTGCCCTTTCCTGCTCTTCTTGCCAATGGTTACTGAGCTCTTCCATGTGCACCTTTATCACATCCCGAATTACCTTGGAAGAAGTAAAAACCAAATGTCAGATCAAGAAGTTGTTCTAAAACTTAAGATCATAAAATCAGAAAAACAGGAgctggatcagtggttaagagcatctgtTGCCCTTGCACTGGaccatttggttcccagcatccatggctGGTTCACAATCACCTAGAACCCAAGACCAGGGGATGTAATGTCTTCTTCTGACACCTGCCCTCAAGTGCACacagccacacatacacacatgcaattaaaaataaaatctatttagaaaaaaaatcactgcttgTCATCACTCAAAAATGCACTAAGGAAGGGTTGTGACGTAACAGACTGTAAGATAAGTGTATTTAACActgtaaaggcacttgtcacactgatgaataaataaataaatggtagtGCAGTATTATTTCAATGTTACCTGTGAAGTTGGACCTATGCTGTGACGGAAGAAAGCAGCTTTGTTCTtcagatatatatacatactatttTAGGGGTAATGGGTCAAGACGGGTAGAACTTACTCTTGAACAATTCAAGGAAAAACTATGTATGAATACAAAATAGAGAATAAGAGATagatagaaaggaaaaatgtttgCTGGGTGGCTATGTCTAAAAtgccaataaaaagaaattcgAGAATtccctgggctatacagtgagacaccATCAAGAACGAAAGGGAATGAGGATAAGAAAGGGTAGTGATGTGTGACATCAATGTTGGAGGAGAGACAACCTGAGGGATGGGAGGGGACCCACAAAGGGGGCGGAGGCAACAGGACACAATGGGGAGTAAAGAGTGAAGTATAATGGCATGGACCATGAAAGCATCAGAATGAAGCCCGTCACTATGCAAATACATTGTTTAAGAATTTTAAGAatttagaaaagaatgaaggaacagAATGGTTAAGTCCACAAAGTCCAGTGCCCACGAGGGATGAACCACGTAAAGCTGTGCATAGTTCTTCCTGCTCTGCTTACGTCTCTAACTCTTCTGTGTGAGGACATTGGCACACGATTCTTACACctaacaaaccaaaataaaagacagaatATGAACTACTTCAGTTTCTCCCCAGATGTTCTCCCAAGGGAGCTCGAGTCCCGAACCTGTAAGATTcaacaacctcttctggcctctctgggcaccTAAACATACACAATGGACAATACTCAGGTCTGTGTACAGAAAGCAgaattaaataaaatctaaataaaaactcAAATAACTTATGCAAGTCACACAGCCAATGACCAACACCAGAGTCAAAACTCAAGCCATGGAAGAGGGGCATGGTGgtataagcctttaatcccagcattcgggaagtaaaagcaggaggatccctgagatcaaggccagcctggtctacaagtgaACTCCAGAACAGGGAGGACTATATAGACAGCCAGTGTCAACCACTCCCCAATACCCCAACACCCAACCTGCTCAAGCCAAGGGCAGTTAAAAGCCCAAATTCATGCTCTTGTCACAGCACAGAACCACTTTCTCAAAAAAGTATCTATAAAAGGCTATGCAACCTTCACAGATTATGTTAGTGGCAAGGACGaacagggagtggcattatcaGGACACTTCAGAAAAACCTCTGGGGACATAAAATCGACTTAGAAAATCATGGGAAATGTTTATTTTCAGCAAAAGCACTACTAGAGTGTGGACTTACCTCGGTGTATGACTTTTTGGTTATATGGACATTCTTAGCTCTGTAGGACTGGCGTCTCCTTTTGTAATCTCTCACTTCTGCCAGGATTTCCAGGTAAGATTTTGGACTTTTTCGGCTATTATctaatgaaagaataaaattattatactCTTACAAGcatttaagttatttttattaatgtgtgcacatgtatgtctgtgggttTGTCGCTGTGAGTGTCTCTAGGGAGTCAAGAAGGAATCtggtcccttggagctggagttacgggtAACTGTAAGCCACCCAGTGAGGGTAATGAGAAGTGAGCttgagtcctctgcaagggcatCACGAGCTCTTAACTACTGCTCTCTCTCTAGCTCTACTTGAAATGAAGAACTTAGCAGTTAGGAACAATCCTGCGGGCTACagagatggcgcagtggttaaCAGAACTGGCTGCTCTGTCAgagccagaggtcctgggttcagttcccagcacccacatggtggctcacacccatctgtaatgggatctgatgccctcttctggtgtgtctgaggacagcaacggTGTCCTCACATAAAACACATGAATCTTAAGAAATAAAGTAAGGAACAACCCTGCACAGTAAGTTACGAGGCAACAAAGTTCCAAAACAATCTACATTATGCAGGCCACTTTATATCACTCGTTTTCTAGCCAATAGATGAACAGAGGTATTCCAGTCCATAGAGTAAATAAACACAAGTAGTGTTCCTGTAGATGAAACACTGCACTAAAGTGAGAGCAAAACCCCACAGGTAACACCACTAACTCATAACTAATGTCAGTGCATGATACACCACCACCTGACGCCCCTCGCGTGGCACAAAAATCAAATCACTTGACATTCGTGAGATGGAGTGACAAGAAATGTAAATGACATTTATCTCAAACCTTGATTGACTTTAGCAGCCAAATCTACAAACAGGTCACTGTCATTTTCGATGACTTGAGGAGCAGAgcgctttttctttgtttcctcaaTGACGAAATCATAAAGGGCAAGGCGATCGGCTTGTGTGAGGTCACAAACAGATCGTTTGTGATTCAGAGGAACTTCAACAGGCGCTGAAGAATACAGTCCTAAGACAGAGCAGAGCAAGAGTAAACGACGGGCGAAGCACGTGGACTTGACTCTTAAATCTGTGCTATAACCATAGTAACCCCAACTACTTTTTCCATACGGAGAGGGTGTGGTGAATGGCAACGCTGCACAGTGTCTGGTGTTCTCTCCAACAAGGTTAAGACAGACTCCAGGGAGTCAGGTAGCAATAACCACAGAAACGACTTGAGCATCAGAAACCCTGCTTTCCCTCTGGATGAGGTCTAGACATGTTGCCATGGTTGCCGGGTGGTGCAGGCTCTTGTGTTCAAGGGAGTCTCCTGTCTCACTTCCTAAGCAGCTAGGACTACAAGGACACAGCATAGGACAGGCTAGGAAAGCCCCCATATAAaagctgaaaatatttttaatagacACTGTACATTTTTAATGCTTCTGAAAACAAATTAGGGGACTGTGAAGAATATGTAAGAAGACCTCATATGAAACATTAAGGTTCAATGCTCAAAGTTCATGACATCTGTGCAATGACCAGAGTAGGGACAATTAAGCCATATGGTAGCACACACTGGCAACCCTGGCTCTCAGGGGTGGGAGATCAGCCAGGCCTACAGACTCTTATTTAAGTAGAAATTCTAAACTTCCTAAGACCAGCAGAAGACAATTTAAACTTGACTTAGTTTCCTGAAGAGGAGGTATGCTGGCTTAACTAAACCAAGTGGGAAAAGTAACACAGTGCCCCAACAGTAACGTATTATTCTAACGTCTGCTCATGAATGAACAATAAATTAATACGATACCTTGATATGACGTAttaaaacatagaagaaaaattgttttGAGACTCAAAGAAACAAAGTGACTGTGACTGTGAACAAAGCAGTTTAAACCAAGTCTTCCCATGAGAACTGAGAGCGTCTCTACTACAGGAGCACTAACACTGGCGAGGTTCTCTAAGGGAGTCAAAGCTGGTACATAGCACACGCGAAACAGTGGCCCTCCCCAGAACTCACTAGCATCTcaggcaagagagagcaagaggagaaTTCACGTAAGAGCAGTGAAGGGACTTATCCACAAATTAAGGAGAGCTGTGGTGGTACCTAGACTGTGCTTTCCCAGATGCAGTTAATGACACCTGGACACTGTTATTGGTCAAGGGGTTGGAAATGAGTGGGGAAGACGGACTCCTTCTGAAATCACCAACCAATCACTCGGGTGCTGAGGCACTATCATAAGACTTTAGCAGCTGGGTGTTAACCACAATCATACAATAGAAGACTGGCTTTAATAAGCCTAATTCCTTTGACTATCAGctataaaaatctaaataaaaaatacaaaatgtagaaAACAGTTTAATAATCAAgctcaatgttttcttttattaattaatcttaaatttatttataatagactaatatttaaatttcttaaaattcAATCAAAATTCCAAACCAAGACTTTAAGAGTGACAGTTATTGAGGTAAAGTCAAAAGCTTGAGTGATACTTTTAAAAGGATATCATTTGCAAAAAGGATACTGCATATCTTTAAATAAGGAGTACATTCAGGTTCCTAATTCCTCTTTATACTCACCCCAattactgaaaaagaaaaagtacagaaaagGTTAAGCAACAaactgattgaaaaaaaaaaaaaaggataaacacACTTAAACAAGCTTCATTTACAGTAAGTTTTCAAAGTGCAAATTTCCATATGCTTTATGTACTGCAACTGCTATAaatttgtgtcttcttttttcattgtttAAGTTGTGGTAAAATATAAACAAGGCACAACTCATCCTGTATCAGACTTTGCTACACACTCACcgcctctgcccatccccagagCGCTTACCATTTCGAAATCCAACTTTAAGTTATTGTAATGAACACTCTTCTCTGTCAGTCACTGTCCTTACAGGGAAATTACCCACAACACACGTATGTCTAACTCCCTAACATCAGATAAAGAAAACAGGCCCGTGGGAGGAAACTAACTGCCCAGATGGCCCTCTAAGATTCTTCCACAGGACACCCATTTCAAACCATGGCCACGTCTCACTCAATACGTGTAATAAAATTTACAGCAACATGAATGCTTAATATCAGAGAAAGAAGATAAACCACTAAGTATAAAATTACTATTATGATCAAAATTAATAACTTTGTTATAAAACTAGTCAAAGTAGGTGCAGAAGAAAATGCATACTAGCTGCTCACTTCCTGTGACGTCATCAGTGTAGGCTGACCTGACACACTGGTGCCATGAGAACATGACCACAGACCTTCCCAGTGCACCTTACACCATCAACCAGATGAGGAAGCACACCCAGCTCCATGTTCACCTACGTCAATCAGTAAGAAGGCAGGTGAAGAGAGTCTAGGCCTCAGATCAAATGTGAACACATCTAAGATATGAGTAGGTCACAAAAGATAATCCTGATAAAAAAAATGCAGAACTCTACACGggatttaaaaatgttcttaaaagGTTACAGATTGCATTAAAAGTTATTCAGAGAAATCAAATCTTAAGAAAGAAGACTTCAAAGTCAAATAAAATTTCTCAACTCCACTGAAAAGAACTGTTCTACCTAACTCTTAGACGCCCcaagtttaatccccagcaccataaaccaatcaactaaccaaccaaccaaccaaccaaccaaccaaccaaccaaccaaccaaaacagcTCCTGTGACGGAGTGGACTCAATGTCTAAATCTTACTGTCTAGTTCTATACACTCACACCAGCTGACTGTCTGGTTCTATACACTCACACCAGCTGACTGTCTGGTTCTATACACTCACACCAGCTGACTGTCTGGTTCTATACACTCACACCAGCTGACTGTCTGGTTCTATACACTCACACCAGCTGACTGTCTGGTTCTATACACTCACACCAGCTGACTGTCTGGTCCTATACACTCACACCAGCTGACTGTCTAGTCCTATACACTCACACCAGCTGACTGTCTAGTCCTATACACTCACACCAGCTGACTGTCTAGTCCTATACACCCACACCAGCTGACTGTCTAGTCCTATACACCCACACCAGCTGACTGTCTAGTCCTATACACCCACACCAGCTGACTGTCTAGTCCTATACACCCACATCAGCTGACTGTCTAGTCCTATACactcacagcagctgactgtctAGTCCTATACACCCACACCAGCTGACTGTCTAGTCCTATATACCCACACCAGCTGACATTTCCTAAAGCAATTACTTATACAAAACTTACCCATGTTATAACAACATGGTACACAGTAGTTTTTCCTTAGATTAGGTTACCGACTAATGTAGCTAGCCCCAGTTTAGCTCTTGCCATGTGTATTCCCATAATCCTACAAAGCAATTGCTCTACTACAGACAGAGAACAAAACCTCCTAAGTTCCGTACGCAGGGGTGAGCAGCACACTTACTCTTCAGAGTGACCAACAATGAGGAGTGACCCGTACTGACATAAGCACAGATGTGCAGTCTGATGTTCTCACGGTGACATCACCCAGAACCCCAGTGCACGACTCTCACTACAGGAAGATCATTTCTAACCCAGAGCAGAACTCAAGTCAGAGTTTCTTCCGGGATGCAGCCCTGCTGTCACCTAGGGAAGGTAAGTCTCCTTTGAGTTTCTTCACCTAATGAAGATAGATGGAAACACTTCTCCAACGCAAGTTTGCTGggaaaaggaaacacaaagaaagagctctaggaaaaaaaaaattttaaaaagtaaaaagatgaGTTAGATGTGTAGTACACACCTAAACTCTATCTGAGGCAAGAACATTGTAAAGACTGAAGGCAGTCTGGGctagagaccctggctcaaacaaAGAGGGGAGGTGAACAGCGAGGTGACCTCACTAAGTAACAAAAGCACTGAAGGCCTTTACATCGAACAATATAAGAACTGTATCAAACCGGCCCTTTCAGAAGGTCTGTTTCCTACTTGTAAAATACAGACTGGATGAGACGGTGAAGTAGTTTGTCAGCTCCAAAGCAAAGCAAGTTCATGAATCCATCTAAAGCAGTCAGTGTCTTAAACGCCACACCTCACAAAAACCCCAAACtaacaaaccaaaacacaacaaacttcactttaaaaaaaatgatttgcaCTGGTCTATTAACTAACAGGGCCAATAAGCAGAAACATCAGAGATCATGGAAGACTTAAGTAATCACAGATCAGTTATCTGTAAGCTTAAAGGCTGAGATGAAGTCAGCAGACACAAAAATGggaactttaaaaggaaatactaTATATTTaggatggcaagatggctcagtaggtaaagaagCTTGCCACAGCCTGACCACATGAGTTCAACCcttgcagaaggagagaactgacccttGCAGTCGTCCTCGGACTTCTATACATCATCACCacacatgtgccaccaccatctgCTGCACAAGCAAACAAATGGAAAATGTGTTTCTGCTGCTGGCAGTAACCATCCCGAGACACAGAGGCCACCAGAAAAACAATCTTCCTTCTGAAGCCACAGTCCACTGAGAGAAATCAAGTCCAGAGAGTGACACAGTGGCTTCTTAGAACAGTACTGGAAAAGACTGAACTGCAGCAAGGAGGAAAACCTGCCATGATAACCACAGAAAGagtgaggaaggacagaaggacgaCAGCCTTCTGCACAAGTGGAGCCACTTGTGCCAACTAAACATCACACCCAGATTCAAAAATCTAAACTCTATTAACTTCCTTCCACTTGGGTAAAgctcttcttttaattttctaagaACTTTAGCTAATTCTCTTTAAAGCCTTGTTTTTGGCAAATTCCAAGGCAGAAACATTTTGAAGAACTCCAAAGCTGGGCACGAGAAGCCACAGATGCTCTAAAGCCACACAAAAAACCACTGTGCTCCTGAGTTCTTTCCAAGGCATCCAGAGTCTCAAAGGTCAAATCCAAAAAGATCACAGATACAGACTTGGAGGGACTGTTCTGAGAGCAACAATGGAGCAATGTCTTAATGTTATCGTCAACATTCTCAACAAACTCCCACGGTCAAGTACTTGTACCCAAACAGAACAAACCAAGACACCTGTATCCAGTATGCTTACTCAATAAATGGTGTTTTTTAAAACTTCTCCGCAAGGCAACCACACCCATCAGATAATGCCAAAACAGCACCCCAGGctgagagagtgtgtgagggAGCTCTAGTGTGTCTGAGTCGGAAACAGCTGACAAAGTTGGAATGACGTAAGCTATCTCATGTTAAATGGAAGACTGATCCTGAGAGGCACATACAATGTGTGACTATAGGAGAGCAAACACCCTGATTCACGAATTAGCTAAAACGACAGCAGCACTTACTTTGGCTATAACAGTCACCATCTTTCCCAGCTGTAGTCCTAGCTTGTTTAATTATCTGGAACTGTGAGTCcttatctgaaaaagaaaaacccacgtCACTGCCTATAAGCTCAATAAGAATTCTTTCAGAACCCAGAAGTGGTCAGATTCCAATTAGTTCAGAAAAACATAATTGCATTCAGGATTAGCAggtacatactggagagaaactagTAACTACCAGGAGAGCCCAGACGCTGTTTGAAACAGTTAGATACATCATACTCTAAGGTGTGGAGATAGAGTATCTGCTTGGCAGGTAAGAGAGTAGATCCATCTTCATGAccacaaaaactaataaagactCTCAGGCAGTCCACAGGGCACTGTCTCACCAAAAGTTACAGATCCATCCGAGCGGGAACAGGACTTCTGCTCTTGAGGCCCATCATGGCTTTGGCCATACAGTGCCCACGACTGGAGCACATTTCCATCTTCCCTGGCACGTTCAGTCCTACCTCATATCTTTGGTTATATTTTTGTTATAACCAAGAAGTGAGGCATGTACTTTACTGTATAATTTGTTTGGATGTTTTTGCAAGATGGGATCTATTATTGTAACTCTGACTGTCCTACTCACttttagaccaagctggccttgaactcacagagatctacctgcctatgcCTTCCCACCATGCCTGCCCTAC
This genomic interval from Rattus norvegicus strain BN/NHsdMcwi chromosome 17, GRCr8, whole genome shotgun sequence contains the following:
- the Snrnp48 gene encoding U11/U12 small nuclear ribonucleoprotein 48 kDa protein isoform X1, translated to MEAEPPPLEERRRLQEELSEFVESCCRTLEEVTASLGWSLDHLDPGDEVTAEDEITICPYDSNHRMPKSSLPKHMESCRLRKLGYTKEEEDEMYNPTFFYENLKIPSVTLNKDSQFQIIKQARTTAGKDGDCYSQRLYSSAPVEVPLNHKRSVCDLTQADRLALYDFVIEETKKKRSAPQVIENDSDLFVDLAAKVNQDNSRKSPKSYLEILAEVRDYKRRRQSYRAKNVHITKKSYTEVIRDVIKVHMEELSNHWQEEQERAEDGAEKNEERRSASVDSRQSGGSYLDVESSRHRRARSRSPHKRKRNKDKSSDSRRRKERRVCAPEVSSIVDSVVECRRVSYWSKLR
- the Snrnp48 gene encoding U11/U12 small nuclear ribonucleoprotein 48 kDa protein isoform X2; amino-acid sequence: MEAEPPPLEERRRLQEELSEFVESCCRTLEEVTASLGWSLDHLDPGDEVTAEDEITICPYDSNHRMPKSSLPKHMESCRLRKLGYTKEEEDEMYNPTFFYENLKIPSVTLNKDSQFQIIKQARTTAGKDGDCYSQRLYSSAPVEVPLNHKRSVCDLTQADRLALYDFVIEETKKKRSAPQVIENDSDLFVDLAAKVNQDNSRKSPKSYLEILAEVRDYKRRRQSYRAKNVHITKKSYTEVIRDVIKVHMEELSNHWQEEQERAEDGAEKNEERRSASVDSRQSGGSYLDVESSRHRRARSRSPHKRKRNKDKSSDSRRRKERRVCAPEVSSIVDSVVECRRGWRKTS
- the Snrnp48 gene encoding U11/U12 small nuclear ribonucleoprotein 48 kDa protein isoform X3, which codes for MEAEPPPLEERRRLQEELSEFVESCCRTLEEVTASLGWSLDHLDPGDEVTAEDEITICPYDSNHRMPKSSLPKHMESCRLRKLGYTKEEEDEMYNPTFFYENLKIPSVTLNKDSQFQIIKQARTTAGKDGDCYSQRLYSSAPVEVPLNHKRSVCDLTQADRLALYDFVIEETKKKRSAPQVIENDSDLFVDLAAKVNQDNSRKSPKSYLEILAEVRDYKRRRQSYRAKNVHITKKSYTEVIRDVIKVHMEELSNHWQEEQERAEDGAEKNEERRSASVDSRQSGGSYLDVESSRHRRARSRSPHKRKRNKDKSSDSRRRKERRVCAPEGWRKTS
- the Snrnp48 gene encoding U11/U12 small nuclear ribonucleoprotein 48 kDa protein, whose translation is MEAEPPPLEERRRLQEELSEFVESCCRTLEEVTASLGWSLDHLDPGDEVTAEDEITICPYDSNHRMPKSSLPKHMESCRLRKLGYTKEEEDEMYNPTFFYENLKIPSVTLNKDSQFQIIKQARTTAGKDGDCYSQRLYSSAPVEVPLNHKRSVCDLTQADRLALYDFVIEETKKKRSAPQVIENDSDLFVDLAAKVNQDNSRKSPKSYLEILAEVRDYKRRRQSYRAKNVHITKKSYTEVIRDVIKVHMEELSNHWQEEQERAEDGAEKNEERRSASVDSRQSGGSYLDVESSRHRRARSRSPHKRKRNKDKSSDSRRRKERDGERHHSHKRRKQKI